One Festucalex cinctus isolate MCC-2025b chromosome 1, RoL_Fcin_1.0, whole genome shotgun sequence genomic region harbors:
- the rheb gene encoding GTP-binding protein Rheb codes for MPQPKSRKLAILGYRSVGKSSLTIQFVEGQFVDSYDPTIENTFTKMITINGQEYHLQLVDTAGQDEYSIFPQTYSIDINGYILVYSVTSNKSFEVVQVIHEKLLDMVGKVQVPIMLVGNKNDLHMERVISCEEGKALADSWNAAFMESSAKENQTAVEVFRRMILEAEKMDGGAQPGKTSCAVM; via the exons ATGCCGCAGCCCAAGTCACGAAAGCTCGCCATCCTCGGCTACCGATCCGTAG GAAAGTCGTCTCTGACCATTCAGTTTGTCGAGGGCCAATTTGTCGACTCCTATGACCCCACAATAGAAAACA CATTTACTAAAATGATCACGATAAACGGACAGGAATATCATCTTCAGTTGGTGGACACAGCGGGACAG GATGAGTACTCCATCTTCCCACAGACGTACTCCATAGACATAAACGGCTACATCCTGGTCTATTCTGTCACGTCCAATAAAAG CTTTGAAGTGGTCCAAGTGATCCACGAAAAACTGCTGGACATGGTGGGGAAAGTTCA AGTTCCCATCATGCTGGTCGGAAACAAGAACGACCTCCACATGGAGCG GGTAATCAGCTGCGAAGAGGGGAAAGCATTAGCTGACTCCTGGAACGCTGCCTTCATGGAATCCTCGGCCAAAGAAAATCAG ACGGCCGTGGAGGTTTTTCGTAGGATGATCCTGGAGGCGGAGAAGATGGACGGCGGCGCTCAGCCCGGCAAGACGTCTTGCGCCGTCATGTAG